The Halorussus rarus genome includes the window GAACGCGACGAGGTCGCCGAGGAGGTCCGGCAGAACGCCGCCGCCATCGAGGGGTGGCTCGCGCAGGGCGCGCTCACGGACGAAGACAATTGGCGGAGCGAGCAGACGCTCATCAGCGAGCGGTTCGGCATCAAGGGCCGGGCCGACGCGCTCCGGCGGGGGATGCCGGTCGAACTCAAGACCGGCAAGAACCTCAAGCGCGACCCCCGGTTCCAGGACAAGATCCAGGCGGCGTGCTACGCCCTCCTGCTCCAGGAGAAGGGCGTGCCCGCCGACACCGGAACCCTCCTGTACACCAAGAACAGCGCGCTCGACCGCAGCGAGGAGACCGGCGACCTCTCGCCGGCAAAGGAGTTCTCGCTCGGCGACGGCCTGCTGAAGTTCGTCGTCCGGACCAGAAACGAGATCGCGGCGATGGAGTACGACTACGGCGTCCCCACCGGCTACGAGGCCGACGCCAAGTGCGAGTACTGCTTCGAGCAGGACACCTGCATGGTGGTCTCGGGCCGGCTCGACCAAGAGTCGAAGGCAGGCCAGATCGGTACCGCGATTCCCGAGGAGGAGCGCGAGTACTTCGACCGCATCTACCGCCTGGTCGAGGAGGAGCGCCGGGCGACCCACGCCGAGTACGCCAAGCTCTGGGAGCAGACCGCCGAAGAGCGGGCCGACGACGACCGGGCGCTAATCGACCTCGACCCCGCGGGCCGGCGCCAGCTCGACGGCGGTCGGTGGGAAATGCGGGCCGAACGGACCGGCGGCGCCGTCTCCAAGATCCGGGAGGGCGACGTGGTGCTCGCCAGCGACGGCGACCCGGTGAACGGCCACACCGAACTCGGACGCGTCGAGCGACTCGACGAGGAAGTGATCGTGACCGCGGACGAGCCGGTCGAGCTCCGGCGGCTCGACGTCTACCCCTCGGAGCTGTCGGCCGACCGGATGCTGACCGCGCTCCACGACTTCCTGCTGAAGGGTGACCCCCGCCGGAAGGACGTGCTGTTCGGGCGCGCGGACCCCGAGTTTCGGAGCGATCACCGGAGCTACATCGACAACAACGAGGCCCAGAACGAGGCCGTGAACCTCGCGGTGAACGCCGAGGACCTCGCGCTGGTCCACGGCCCGCCGGGCACGGGCAAGACCTACACCATCGCCCGCACGATACGGGCTCTCGTCGAGCAGGGCGAGAGTGTTCTGCTCTCGGCGTTCACCAACCGCGCGGTCGACAACGCACTGGAAGCCTTGCGCGACCAGGGGTTCGAGGACATCGTCAGAGTGGGCACCGAGAGCGGCGTCCGCGAGGACATGCAGGACCTCCGGCTGGAGCAGGCCGGCGACCCCGGGGAGCGGGTGGCCGAACTCCGCGACGCGAGCGTCGTCGCCGCCACGACCGCGACCTGCGGGTCGCGCATCATGCGCGAGCAATCGTTCGACGCGGCGCTGGTCGACGAGGCCTCCCAGCTCACCGAGCCCGAGACGCTCGCGGCGGTCAACCGCGCCGACCGGTTCGTCCTGGTCGGCGACCACCAGCAGCTTCCGCCGGTCGTCAGGACCGAGAACGACCTCTCGACTTCGCTGTTCGAGCGCCTCATCGAGGAGTACCCCGCGGCGGGCGTGATGCTCGACCGCCAGTACCGGATGTCCCAGCGCATCCAGGCGTTCGCGTCCCGGGAGTTCTACGACGGCGAGCTCCGCCCGGCCGCCGGCGAGGTGGCAGCCCAGCGCCTCGCCGACCTGCCCGCGGTCGACGCGACCGCCCTGTCCGACGACCTGCGGGGCGGCGGCGTCTCGTTCGTCGACCCCGGCGGCAGCACCGACGGGAACACCAACCCCGTCGAGGCCGACCGCGTGGCCGAGGTGGTCGACGAGTTCCTCGCGGCGGGCGTCGACCCCGCGGAGATCGGGGTCATCGCACCGTTCCGTGCGCAAGTCGCCGAGATCGGCCGCCGGGTGCCCGAGGAGGTCGCGGTCGACACGGTCGACCGCTTCCAGGGGTCGAGCAAGGAGGTCATCGTGGTGTCGTTCGTCGCTACCGGCGACCTCGACAGCCCAATCTTCGAGGACTACCGCCGGGTGAACGTCGCGCTCACCCGGGCGAAGAAGTCGCTCGTCCTGGTCGGCGACGAGGCGGCGCTTCGGAGCGAGGACCTCTACGGCCGGATGGTCGACTGGGCCGAGTGAGCCGGCGCCTGCGGGGCGTTCGGCTCGATTCGTTCGCCGGGAATCGGACGCCCTCCGGCCCCGTTCTGTTCAGAAAACTCGTTCCGAAACTTTCCCCAGAGAGCCGCTTTCGGTACGTTTAAGGCTCCGACGGGTGGCGCTATTGTGTATGAGTGGACGACCGCTCGACGTACTGGAAGCCTCTCTCGACGAGGAGGTCACAGTGCGATTGAAAGGCGGCGAAGAGTTCGAGGGCGTGCTCACGGGGTACGACCAGCACATGAATCTGGTGCTGGAGGACACCCAGGAGGAAGACACAACCATTATACGCGGCGATAACCTCGTTTCGATTAGCCCATGACCGGAGCAGGAACCCCGAGCCAGGGGAAGAAGAACAAGACGACGCACGTCAAGTGCCGTCGCTGCGGCGAGAAGTCGTATCACACCAAGAAGAAGCAGTGCTCGAGCTGCGGCTTCGGCAAGTCGAGCAAGCGCCGGGACTACGAGTGGCAGAGCAAGTCCGGCGAGTAACCGCCGCGGACGCGACTCTCCCTTCTCTCTGACTTCAGGCCGAACCGCGGCGAGTCCGCCGATCCGACGAGCCACCGCCGACTGAATCCCGCATCTCAGAACCGCCGGTATCAGAATCCCGCGTCTCAGTACGTCGGCGACTCCTCGGGCACGTCGTCGCGCTCGTTGACCACGCGACCGAGGACGAACAGCGCGTCCGAGAGCCGGTTGAGGTACGTGACCGCGGTGTCGTTGATGTCCTCGTCGGCTTCGAGCGCCACGGCCCGGCGCTCGGCGCGCCGACACACCGTCCGGGCGTGGTGGAGTCGCGCGCCGGCGTCGCCGCCGCCGGGCAGGATGAACGACTGGAGGGGGTCGAGTTCGTCGTCGTACGAGTCCATCCACTCCTCGAGCTGCTCGACGTGCTCCTCGCGGACCTGCGGGTCGTCCTCGTCGGGGTCGGGGTTGGCGAAGTCGGCCTGCACGACGTGGAGGTGGTTCTGTATCTCCCGCAACCGGTCGTCGACGTCGTCGTGCCCCGTAGGTCGAATCCGGCCGACCAGCGCGTTCACCTCGTCGACGGTGCCGTAGGCCTCGATGCGGGGGCTGGCCTTCGAGACCCGCGACATGTCCCGGAGGTCCGTCTGGCCCTCGTCGCCGCGGCCGGTGTATATCTTCATGGCTTCGACTACCGACGCGCTCTACTTAGTTCCCCTCCCGAACCGCTTGGTTCAGGCCAGCGACTTCTCGACGTACTCGACGATCTTCTCGCTCTCGGCCATCGTGACGCCCCGCTCCTCGTCGATCAGGACGGGGACGCCGCGCTGGCCGCTGACGCGCTTGACCTCGTCGCGCTCGGAGTGTAGCGCTTCGACCCACTCGGTCTCGTACTCGACACCGTGCTCGTCGAGCGCGTCGTGGACGGTCTCGCAGTACGGACAGCCGTCGAGCGCGTACAGCGTGATGGACATGCGCGACGCTTGGACGTCGACACGCAAGTAGCTATTGCCGGCGGAGCCGCCGTCGCCGGGCGTTCCGGTCGACGAATCCGACCGTCAGAAATCTCCCCGACGAGCGATACGGCGAGGGACTGCGCCGCTCGCAGTTCTACCCTCACCACACTCTCCCACGCTCTGCGGCCGGAGAAGGCCGCACACGTAGACGACGGTCGATCGTTTCCAGTTCGACTGGACTGCAGAATTAATATATCGTAATGGGATTTATCTTATATCGAGTGGCTCGTCTCACCCAGCAGTCCAGACGCCTCGCAGGGCCGACGCGGGTTCCCTCGCTGCCGGGTGGGACTACGACAACTCGGCCGAGCGGCGCCCCGAAACCAGTATCCTCAAATGCGACGCGGTTCGACGTTCGAACATGGCCCAGGAACTCGACCACGACTGTCCGCAGTGTGGCACCGAGCGGACGTTCTACCGCACCGCGAGCACGACCCTCCACCTCGGCGAGAAGACCAAGTGGGGCTGTCCGGAGTGTGACTTCCGGTTCGTCCGCATCGACGGCGACATCGACTCGGCGGAAGCCTGATTGCGCTCTCTCCTTCGCCGCGACGCCGCACATCGGACAGTCCCGGAACTGTCGAGTGTTCGCCGGTCCGTGCCGCGCCCGCCGACCGGTTCGCAGACGAGACGATCTCCGTTCGGACACGTATTCTGGCACGGAAGTCGACGTGAGACTCGTTTTTCGTGATTTTTCGCGTGCGCGTGGGCAGAACGGGGTACCCTCACTACGTGTCCCCTCCTGATTTCTCGACTCAACTCGCGGGCGCGATAGCAGGAGCTGGTAACTCTGCGTTCGCCTCTAAGCGACTCGGCGGAGTAATCCGGAGAACCGGGGAAAAGAGGATGCCGCAACGGGTCTAAGAGCCGGGGCGAGATTGACTCAGCATTCGCCCGCCGGACCCGACAGCCGCCGGTCGCAATGTTTCGGCCCGCCATCCGAGTCGTGCCATCGCACCGATTGTCGATGGAGTTCACGGAAGACGAGTCGTCGGGGACTCGCAGCGATCGCCGTCCCGGACGGACGTGTCTCCCACTTGAATCCGATCTGAGGGGCCGCTACAGCCGCTCTCGGGGAAGCGAGTCCCGACACGACCTATACTGATAAATCAGGTATTGATATACAAAATCTGTTCCTCGTCACTTCAGTTACCGATGTTCCGATGACGACGGTTCGATGGAACGCTCGTGGTCGAGGACGTACCTGAACGCCGGACTGCAGACCATATCTGGAGGAACGGTGCAGTTGCAGCCGACCAGTACTGGTCTGCGGACGAACCTACCGCGAGGCGTGTGCCGGTCTGGACGGAACGCCGAGCAGGGCGACGGTCTGACGTTCGTGCGATCGAGCCCGCGTGTAGAAAGGGTTATCAGTCGACCGGGACCGTAAACGAAACATGAGCGAAATCACCGTCGTCCTCCCGGACGGGTCCGAACTCGAACTGGAGGACGAAGCCACGGTCGAAGACGCGGCGTACGAGATCGGTCCCGGACTCGGCCGGGACACGGTCGCGGGGGTGGTGGACGGCGACCTCGTCGACAAGGCAAGCGAACTCCACGACGGGGCGAAGCTGGAAATCGTCACGCCCTCCAGCGACGAGTACCTCGACGTGCTTCGCCACTCGGCGGCCCACGTCTTCGCCCAGGCGCTCCAGCGGCTCTACCCCGACGCCCGGCTGACCATCGGGCCGTGGACGGACGACGGGTTCTACTACGACGTCTACGGCGTCGAACTCGACGAGGAGGACCTCGAGGCCATCGAGGAAGAGGCCTACGACATCATCGAGGAGGACCTCGCCATCGAGCGGTTCGAGCGCTCCCGGGAGGAGGCGTTCGAGGTCTACGAGGACAACCGGTTCAAGCGCGAGATTCTCGACGAGGAGGCCGCCGACGCGGAGTCGGTCTCGTTCTACGAGCAGGGCGAGTTCGAGGACCTCTGCCGCGGCCCGCACGTCGAGTCGACCGGCGAGATCGGCGGCTTCGCGCTGCTCTCGATCTCCGGGGCCTACTGGCGCGGCGAGGAGGACAACGAGATGCTGACCCGGGTGTACGGCACGGCGTTCGAGAGCGAGGAGGAACTCGAGGAGTTCCTCGAACGGCGCGAGGAGGCCGAGGAGCGCGACCACCGGAAGATCGGCCGGGAGATGGACCTGTTCTCCATCCCCGACCACTCGCCGGGCTGCGCCCACTACCACCCCAACGGGATGACCATCCGGCGGGAGCTCGAGGACTACATCCGGACCAAGAACGACGAACTCGGCTACGACGAGGTCTGGACGCCCGAGCTCAACAAGGCCGAGCTCTGGAAACCGACGGGCCAC containing:
- a CDS encoding AAA domain-containing protein gives rise to the protein MNVRGEVAEVGEVRTVSTQYGERDLAEVTVREDAGHETVTLWGKWTESADLLEPGMELLVTDVAEDEYRGETTYSTDGDSYVVVEPSFLVDVTDVRSWVQCPRMYYLNKLSGIPLKYPVTKGTIVHEVFGDLLRGRDLEESIDERVEEAGLELGLLGRERDEVAEEVRQNAAAIEGWLAQGALTDEDNWRSEQTLISERFGIKGRADALRRGMPVELKTGKNLKRDPRFQDKIQAACYALLLQEKGVPADTGTLLYTKNSALDRSEETGDLSPAKEFSLGDGLLKFVVRTRNEIAAMEYDYGVPTGYEADAKCEYCFEQDTCMVVSGRLDQESKAGQIGTAIPEEEREYFDRIYRLVEEERRATHAEYAKLWEQTAEERADDDRALIDLDPAGRRQLDGGRWEMRAERTGGAVSKIREGDVVLASDGDPVNGHTELGRVERLDEEVIVTADEPVELRRLDVYPSELSADRMLTALHDFLLKGDPRRKDVLFGRADPEFRSDHRSYIDNNEAQNEAVNLAVNAEDLALVHGPPGTGKTYTIARTIRALVEQGESVLLSAFTNRAVDNALEALRDQGFEDIVRVGTESGVREDMQDLRLEQAGDPGERVAELRDASVVAATTATCGSRIMREQSFDAALVDEASQLTEPETLAAVNRADRFVLVGDHQQLPPVVRTENDLSTSLFERLIEEYPAAGVMLDRQYRMSQRIQAFASREFYDGELRPAAGEVAAQRLADLPAVDATALSDDLRGGGVSFVDPGGSTDGNTNPVEADRVAEVVDEFLAAGVDPAEIGVIAPFRAQVAEIGRRVPEEVAVDTVDRFQGSSKEVIVVSFVATGDLDSPIFEDYRRVNVALTRAKKSLVLVGDEAALRSEDLYGRMVDWAE
- a CDS encoding LSM domain-containing protein, which gives rise to MSGRPLDVLEASLDEEVTVRLKGGEEFEGVLTGYDQHMNLVLEDTQEEDTTIIRGDNLVSISP
- a CDS encoding 50S ribosomal protein L37e: MTGAGTPSQGKKNKTTHVKCRRCGEKSYHTKKKQCSSCGFGKSSKRRDYEWQSKSGE
- a CDS encoding cob(I)yrinic acid a,c-diamide adenosyltransferase, with translation MKIYTGRGDEGQTDLRDMSRVSKASPRIEAYGTVDEVNALVGRIRPTGHDDVDDRLREIQNHLHVVQADFANPDPDEDDPQVREEHVEQLEEWMDSYDDELDPLQSFILPGGGDAGARLHHARTVCRRAERRAVALEADEDINDTAVTYLNRLSDALFVLGRVVNERDDVPEESPTY
- a CDS encoding glutaredoxin family protein → MSITLYALDGCPYCETVHDALDEHGVEYETEWVEALHSERDEVKRVSGQRGVPVLIDEERGVTMAESEKIVEYVEKSLA
- a CDS encoding DUF7838 family putative zinc beta-ribbon protein; the encoded protein is MAQELDHDCPQCGTERTFYRTASTTLHLGEKTKWGCPECDFRFVRIDGDIDSAEA